Proteins encoded in a region of the Paenibacillus sp. E222 genome:
- the htpG gene encoding molecular chaperone HtpG, with protein sequence MAKKEFQAESKRLLDMMINSIYTQREIFLRELISNSSDAIDKIYYKALTDDTLVFNKEDYYIKLTIDKENRTLTLTDTGIGMTQEELENNLGVIAKSGSLAFKKENEAKDGHNIIGQFGVGFYSAFMVADKLTVTSKTLGSDEAWKWESEGADGYTISPAEKDSVGTEIVLTIKQNTEEDSYDEFLEEYRLRSIIKKYSDFIRYPIKMDVTGQRAKEGTENEFEEYKEEQTVNSMVPIWRKNKSELTEEDYNNFYMEKRYGFDKPLKHLHISADGAVVYNAILFIPENTPFDYYTKEYEKGLELYSNGVLIMDKCGDLLPDYFGFVKGMVDSEDLSLNISREMLQHDRQLSLIAKNIKNKIKSQLQSLLKDERENYEKFYQAFGRQLKYGVYSDYGVNKDTLQDLLLFSSSKEKKLVSLDEYVSRMPEDQKYIYYASGESIERIEKLPQIEGVLDKGYEVLYFTDDIDEFAIKMITNYKEKEFKSISSGDLGIEDSADKEETDAQDNDNKELFEAMQAQLGGKVKAVKASKRLRSHPVCLSTEGELTIEMEKILKAMPNSENVQADKVLEINVNHDVFKSLKDAFAQDKEKLSLYTSLLYHQALLIEGLPIQDPVEFTNDICKVMV encoded by the coding sequence AACTGATCTCCAACTCCAGCGACGCCATTGACAAAATATATTACAAAGCACTGACGGACGACACACTAGTTTTCAACAAAGAGGACTACTACATCAAGCTTACCATCGACAAAGAGAACCGTACGCTCACGCTCACTGATACAGGAATCGGGATGACCCAGGAAGAGCTGGAGAACAATCTGGGGGTTATCGCAAAAAGCGGCTCGCTGGCGTTCAAGAAAGAGAATGAAGCCAAAGACGGACACAACATCATCGGACAATTCGGGGTTGGTTTCTACTCCGCATTTATGGTGGCGGACAAGTTGACGGTAACCAGTAAAACGCTGGGCAGCGACGAAGCATGGAAATGGGAATCCGAAGGCGCGGACGGGTACACGATCTCTCCAGCAGAGAAAGATTCCGTGGGTACGGAAATCGTCCTGACGATTAAACAAAATACCGAAGAAGATTCGTATGACGAATTTTTGGAAGAGTACCGCCTGAGATCCATCATCAAGAAATACTCCGACTTTATCCGCTACCCGATCAAGATGGATGTGACAGGTCAGCGTGCAAAAGAGGGTACAGAGAACGAATTCGAAGAGTACAAAGAAGAACAAACCGTGAACAGCATGGTGCCGATCTGGCGTAAAAATAAAAGCGAACTGACCGAAGAAGATTACAACAACTTCTATATGGAAAAACGCTACGGTTTTGACAAACCGCTCAAACATCTGCACATCAGCGCGGATGGCGCAGTGGTATACAATGCAATCCTGTTTATCCCGGAGAACACACCGTTTGATTATTATACAAAAGAGTATGAAAAAGGCCTTGAACTGTACTCTAACGGTGTATTGATCATGGACAAATGCGGTGATTTGCTGCCAGATTACTTCGGATTTGTAAAAGGTATGGTGGATTCGGAAGATCTGTCCTTGAACATTTCCCGTGAAATGCTGCAACACGACCGTCAGCTCAGTCTGATCGCGAAGAACATCAAAAACAAGATCAAGAGCCAACTGCAAAGCTTGCTCAAGGACGAGCGTGAGAATTACGAGAAATTCTATCAAGCATTTGGCCGTCAGTTGAAGTATGGCGTATACAGCGACTATGGCGTGAACAAAGACACCCTGCAGGATCTGCTCTTGTTCTCGTCTTCCAAAGAGAAGAAGCTGGTGAGCCTGGACGAATACGTTTCCAGAATGCCGGAAGATCAGAAGTACATTTACTACGCATCGGGTGAATCCATTGAGCGGATTGAGAAGCTGCCGCAGATCGAGGGTGTACTCGATAAAGGTTATGAAGTCTTGTACTTCACCGACGACATCGATGAGTTTGCAATCAAGATGATCACGAATTACAAAGAAAAAGAATTCAAATCCATCTCCAGTGGTGACCTGGGCATCGAGGACAGTGCAGATAAAGAAGAGACGGACGCACAGGACAACGACAACAAAGAGTTGTTCGAAGCGATGCAAGCACAGCTCGGCGGCAAAGTAAAAGCTGTTAAAGCTTCCAAACGCCTCAGAAGCCACCCGGTATGTTTGTCCACCGAAGGTGAGCTGACGATTGAGATGGAGAAAATCCTGAAAGCTATGCCGAACAGTGAAAATGTACAGGCGGACAAAGTGCTGGAGATCAACGTAAATCACGATGTCTTCAAATCCTTGAAAGACGCATTTGCACAGGATAAAGAAAAACTGAGCCTTTACACAAGCTTGCTGTATCATCAAGCATTGCTGATTGAAGGACTGCCAATTCAAGACCCGGTTGAGTTCACCAACGATATCTGCAAGGTTATGGTTTAA